Proteins from one Xenorhabdus griffiniae genomic window:
- the ibaG gene encoding BolA family iron metabolism protein IbaG, which yields MDTNEIKKVLMEKLALDEVIVSGDGSHFQVIAVGAFFDGLSRVKQQQAVYAPLMEYIADNRIHALSIKAYTPAQWQRDRKLQGL from the coding sequence ATGGATACGAATGAAATTAAAAAAGTGCTGATGGAAAAATTGGCACTTGATGAAGTCATCGTCAGCGGTGATGGCAGCCATTTTCAGGTTATTGCCGTTGGCGCATTTTTTGATGGCCTGAGCCGAGTTAAACAACAGCAGGCTGTTTATGCTCCTTTGATGGAATATATCGCTGATAACCGCATTCACGCGTTGTCAATCAAAGCCTATACACCGGCACAGTGGCAGCGTGACCGTAAGCTTCAGGGACTTTAA
- the mlaB gene encoding lipid asymmetry maintenance protein MlaB produces the protein MEKATVDNAMMINENVNQGTVSWEKAGNTLFLQGTLDRDSLLPLWQQKEQVLAGIDNIDVSQLSRVDSTGLALFVQFKGECQKRGKALTLSGIGEQLNTLVTLYGLQALLDDSQPKT, from the coding sequence AAGCGACGGTTGATAACGCTATGATGATTAACGAAAACGTCAATCAGGGAACGGTTAGCTGGGAAAAGGCCGGTAATACATTGTTTCTGCAAGGCACATTGGATCGTGATAGTTTGTTACCCCTTTGGCAACAAAAAGAGCAGGTTCTGGCGGGCATTGACAATATTGATGTCTCCCAGTTAAGCCGTGTGGATTCTACGGGGTTGGCTCTGTTTGTCCAATTTAAAGGAGAATGCCAGAAACGTGGCAAGGCACTGACCTTGTCAGGTATAGGGGAACAGTTGAACACGTTGGTAACGCTATATGGCCTGCAAGCTCTTCTTGATGATAGTCAGCCCAAGACGTAA